The following are encoded together in the Populus trichocarpa isolate Nisqually-1 chromosome 5, P.trichocarpa_v4.1, whole genome shotgun sequence genome:
- the LOC127905348 gene encoding uncharacterized protein LOC127905348 isoform X2 produces MVELMCNGTFEDKDPDEAMEYLDLLAENAQNWDTTGTCEAPGKTQPHTSNGGMYNLREDHDLQAKFASLARKVEALELKKSGQIKSVQEIVCQICETNEHSTNDCPTLPSFKECLHEQANALNSFQSSHGYASPCVPPPGRNLEDTLYAFIEKQETINTQLAQSMTDFKDTLAKFTSALNFHEKGKFSSQPQQNPKGQYNSNASSSGSQHMDQVKSVITLHGGKVIEKPILEPCEKDDKSIFEGKEGVKPEYCKEKTDSPPVLPFPHAMTKQREVNHDSEIFETFKQEEIEDEKGTENVVADHLSKLTIDSTSDITPIEKYFPGQSLLSRSPMPWFANHINFLATGDLPAH; encoded by the coding sequence atggtggaattgatgtgcaatggaacttttgaagataaagaccctgatgaagcaatggagtacctagacttgctagctgaaaatgctcaaaattgggacaccacaggtacgtgtgaggcaccaggtaaaactcaacctcatacatctaatggaggcatgtacaaccttagggaagatcatgacctccaagccaaatttgcatctttagctagaaaagttgaggcactagaattaaaaaagagtggtcaaataaaatctgttcaagaaattgtgtgtcaaatttgtgaaactaatgaacactcaaccaatgattgtccaactttgccttcttttaaggaatgtctccatgaacaagccaatgctttaaatagtttccaaagtTCTCATGGGTATGCATCTCCTTGTGTTCCCCCTCCtggaagaaatcttgaggacactttatatgcattcattgaaaagcaagagacaatcaacactcaacttgctcaaagcatgacagattttaaagatactcttgcaaaattcacatctgctctcaattttcatgagaaaggtaagttctcatctcaaccacagcaaaatcccaaagggcaatacaattcaaatgcaagtagttctggaagccaacacatggatcaagtcaaatcagtcattactctccacggtggtaaggttattgaaaaaccaattcttgaaccttgtgagaaagatgataaGTCAATctttgagggtaaggaaggggttaaacctgaatattgcaaagaaaagactgattccccaccagtacttccatttcctcatgccatgaccaagcAAAGAGAAGTCAATCACGattctgaaatttttgaaactttcaaacaagaagaaatcgaggatgaaaaaggcaccgaaaatgttgtcgcggatcatttgtcaaaattgacaatagattcgacatctgacatcacaccaattgaGAAATACTTTCCTGGTCAATCCTTACTTTCTCGTagtccaatgccttggtttgctaatcatatcaattttcttgcaacaggagatttgccagctcactag
- the LOC127905348 gene encoding uncharacterized protein LOC127905348 isoform X1 — protein sequence MRVWTRTLSGRLSRKSSISLENMAEEDNQSIHNENNHMRTLRDHMNPTRTSAPSCIVFPPDASHFNFKPGIIQLLPTFHGLELENPYLHLREFEEVCNTYNDLNCSMNTIRLKLFPFSLKDKAKTWLQNIRSGSIRAWDEMQQQFLKKFFPSHRTNSFKRQITTFTQKPGETFYKCWDRYKDLLNTCPHHGFETWRLVSQFYEGLTPKDRQMVELMCNGTFEDKDPDEAMEYLDLLAENAQNWDTTGTCEAPGKTQPHTSNGGMYNLREDHDLQAKFASLARKVEALELKKSGQIKSVQEIVCQICETNEHSTNDCPTLPSFKECLHEQANALNSFQSSHGYASPCVPPPGRNLEDTLYAFIEKQETINTQLAQSMTDFKDTLAKFTSALNFHEKGKFSSQPQQNPKGQYNSNASSSGSQHMDQVKSVITLHGGKVIEKPILEPCEKDDKSIFEGKEGVKPEYCKEKTDSPPVLPFPHAMTKQREVNHDSEIFETFKQEEIEDEKGTENVVADHLSKLTIDSTSDITPIEKYFPGQSLLSRSPMPWFANHINFLATGDLPAH from the coding sequence atgagagtttggacacgtacattaagtggtagactttctaggaaatcctcaatttctttagaaaacatggccgaagaagataaccagtcaattcataatgagaataatcatatgagaacacttagagatcacatgaatccaacaagaacaagtgcaccatcatgtatagtttttcctcctgatgcttctcattttaattttaagccaggtattattcaacttttacccacttttcatggcttagaattagaaaatccatatttgcatttaagagaatttgaagaagtttgtaacacctataatgacttaaattgtagcatgaacaccatcagattaaagctttttcctttttcattaaaagataaagctaaaacatggctacaaaatattaggtcaggatccattcgtgcttgggatgaaatgcaacaacaatttttaaagaagttttttccgtctcacagaacaaactctttcaaaagacaaatcaccactttcactcaaaaaccaggagaaacattttacaagtgttgggatagatataaagacttgcttaatacctgtcctcatcatggttttgaaacatggagattggtctcacaattttatgaagggttaacacctaaagatagacaaatggtggaattgatgtgcaatggaacttttgaagataaagaccctgatgaagcaatggagtacctagacttgctagctgaaaatgctcaaaattgggacaccacaggtacgtgtgaggcaccaggtaaaactcaacctcatacatctaatggaggcatgtacaaccttagggaagatcatgacctccaagccaaatttgcatctttagctagaaaagttgaggcactagaattaaaaaagagtggtcaaataaaatctgttcaagaaattgtgtgtcaaatttgtgaaactaatgaacactcaaccaatgattgtccaactttgccttcttttaaggaatgtctccatgaacaagccaatgctttaaatagtttccaaagtTCTCATGGGTATGCATCTCCTTGTGTTCCCCCTCCtggaagaaatcttgaggacactttatatgcattcattgaaaagcaagagacaatcaacactcaacttgctcaaagcatgacagattttaaagatactcttgcaaaattcacatctgctctcaattttcatgagaaaggtaagttctcatctcaaccacagcaaaatcccaaagggcaatacaattcaaatgcaagtagttctggaagccaacacatggatcaagtcaaatcagtcattactctccacggtggtaaggttattgaaaaaccaattcttgaaccttgtgagaaagatgataaGTCAATctttgagggtaaggaaggggttaaacctgaatattgcaaagaaaagactgattccccaccagtacttccatttcctcatgccatgaccaagcAAAGAGAAGTCAATCACGattctgaaatttttgaaactttcaaacaagaagaaatcgaggatgaaaaaggcaccgaaaatgttgtcgcggatcatttgtcaaaattgacaatagattcgacatctgacatcacaccaattgaGAAATACTTTCCTGGTCAATCCTTACTTTCTCGTagtccaatgccttggtttgctaatcatatcaattttcttgcaacaggagatttgccagctcactag